The proteins below are encoded in one region of Colletotrichum lupini chromosome 5, complete sequence:
- a CDS encoding multicopper oxidase, whose product MLRSLFALAWANTALAATVTYNWEATWVNAAPLNVSRAVIGINGQWPCPKIEATVGDTVVVHLTNKLGNQTTGIHFHGIDQVSTNWMDGPSMVTQCPLPPDMTMTYSFTADTGGTYWWHSHNMGQYPDGMRGPLIIHDPADPYAGQYDEEYILSVSDWYNSETIPLVQNMLLPSNTRFAPPIPDNMVVNDGLGAKFKFEKGKTYRIRMINFAAFASFMIHFDSHDMNVIMSDAAYIKQKTSYMLRIAPAQRYDVLIKCIDRDNRNYGFLIAADINRDYSNKDFAQSWPFNYTGQLVMFPDRAFGTDVVKEWRPSDDAVFEPYGDVAILPAATKIFQYDWAFCFDKNGIPRACVNGTPYVDQKVPTLYTASTTGENNTNPLVYGAVHPFIVNYGDIVDIVVNNNNEANHPFHLHGHHFQVVRRPASGTGVWPGVARARLNQKPPRRDTVTVMGNSHAVLRFEAKNPGVYLFHCHIEWHVEMGLTATIIEAPERLRNLTIPDDHKAACRAQGIPTAGNAAGNTANVLDQTGMNLEPFPTYTGATYNPPASPPTKRYNAPAHPPAQLRGRTIRRTGLSK is encoded by the exons ATGTTGCGGTCTCTCTTCGCCTTGGCTTGGGCCAACACTGCCCTTGCCGCGACTGTGACCTACAACTGGGAGGCCACTTGGGTCAACGCTGCCCCTCTCAATGTCTCAAGGGCTGTCATTGGTATCAATGGCCAATGGCCTTGCCCCAAGATCGAGGCCACTGTGGGAGACACCGTCGTTGTTCACCTTACCAACAAACTTGGCAACCAGACCACCGGTATTCACTTTCATGGCATCGACCAAGTCAGCACCAACTGGATGGACGGCCCCAGCATGGTTACTCAATGCCCTCTCCCTCCGGATATGACCATGACGTACTCGTTCACT GCTGATACGGGCGGTACATACTGGTGGCACTCCCACAACATGGGCCAGTATCCCGACGGCATGCGTGGTCCCCTGATTATTCACGACCCGGCGGACCCCTATGCTGGGCAATACGACGAGGAGTACATCCTGTCTGTTTCAGACTG GTACAACTCGGAGACCATTCCTCTAGTACAGAACATGCTGCTTCCGTCCAACACTCGCTTCGCGCCCCCTATCCCTGACAACATGGTCGTCAACGATGGACTCGGCGCCAAGTTCAAGTTCGAGAAGGGAAAGACCTACCGCATCCGCATGATCAACTTCGCCGCCTTTGCTTCCTTCATGATTCACTTCGACTCTCACGACATGAACGTCATTATGTCCGATGCTGCCTACATCAAGCAGAAGACCTCATACATGCTGCGCATTGCTCCCGCTCAGCGTTATGATGTTCTCATCAAGTGTATTGACCGCGATAACCGCAACTATGGTTTCCTCATCGCCGCCGATATCAATCGCGACTACAGCAATAAGGACTTTGCTCAGAGCTGGCCCTTCAACTACACCGGACAACTGGTCATGTTCCCTGACAGGGCCTTCGGTACCGACGTTGTCAAGGAATGGCGCCCGTCTGACGATGCCGTCTTCGAGCCCTATGGAGACGTTGCTATCCTCCCTGCCGCCACCAAGATCTTCCAGTACGACTGGGCGTTCTGCTTCGACAAGAACGGCATCCCCCGCGCTTGCGTAAACGGCACCCCCTACGTCGACCAGAAGGTGCCCACCCTCTACACGGCTTCCACCACCGGCGAGAACAACACCAACCCCCTCGTCTACGGTGCCGTCCACCCCTTCATCGTGAACTACGGTGACATCGTCGACATCGTcgtcaacaacaacaacgagGCCAACCACCCCTTCCACCTCCACGGCCACCACTTCCAGGTCGTCAGACGCCCCGCTTCCGGCACGGGCGTCTGGCCCGGCGTCGCCCGCGCCCGCCTCAACCAGAAGCCCCCGCGCCGCGACACCGTCACCGTCATGGGCAACTCCCACGCCGTTCTGCGCTTCGAGGCCAAGAACCCTGGCGTCTATCTCTTCCACTGCCACATTGAGTGGCACGTAGAGATGGGTCTCACCGCTACCATCATCGAGGCTCCTGAGAGGCTCCGCAACCTCACCATCCCTGATGACCACAAGGCTGCCTGCCGCGCTCAGGGCATCCCCACTGCTGGCAACGCTGCCGGTAACACGGCCAACGTGCTTGACCAGACTGGCATGAACCTCGAGCCTTTCCCCACGTACACTGG TGCCACCTACAACCCTCCCGCCTCGCCGCCCACCAAGCGTTACAACGCTCCGGCCCACCCTCCTGCTCAGCTCCGTGGACGCACCATCCGCCGCACCGGTCTCTCGAAGTAA